A single Tenacibaculum sp. 190524A02b DNA region contains:
- a CDS encoding nucleoside-diphosphate kinase → MATNRTFTMIKPDAVENGHTGAILEKINAAGFRIVAMKKTQMTKRDAETFYAIHSERPFFGELVEFMTRGPIVAAILEKDNAVEDFRTLIGATNPAEAAEGTIRKLYATSIGENAVHGSDSDENAAIEGAFHFSGREMF, encoded by the coding sequence ATGGCAACAAATAGAACTTTTACAATGATAAAACCAGATGCAGTTGAAAACGGACATACTGGTGCAATTTTAGAAAAAATTAATGCTGCAGGTTTTAGAATTGTAGCAATGAAAAAAACTCAAATGACTAAGCGTGATGCTGAAACTTTTTATGCTATTCATAGCGAGCGTCCATTTTTTGGAGAATTAGTTGAGTTTATGACACGCGGACCAATTGTTGCTGCTATTTTAGAGAAGGACAATGCTGTTGAAGATTTTAGAACTTTAATTGGTGCTACAAACCCTGCTGAAGCTGCTGAAGGAACTATCCGTAAACTATATGCTACTTCAATAGGTGAAAATGCAGTTCATGGTTCAGATTCTGACGAAAATGCCGCTATTGAAGGTGCTTTCCATTTTTCAGGAAGAGAAATGTTTTAA
- a CDS encoding DUF721 domain-containing protein, with translation MAKRENDSFSIKDLMGSFIKENNLKKGFEKIHIEEAWVKLMGTGVASYTDEVKLQNGTLFVRLKSSVLREELSYGKDKIIKMLNEEMKEEVIKRLMLV, from the coding sequence ATGGCAAAAAGAGAGAATGATAGTTTTTCTATAAAAGATTTAATGGGGTCTTTTATAAAAGAGAATAATTTAAAAAAAGGATTTGAAAAAATTCATATTGAAGAAGCTTGGGTTAAGTTAATGGGAACTGGTGTAGCTTCATATACAGATGAAGTTAAGTTGCAAAATGGAACTTTATTTGTTCGTTTAAAATCCTCAGTTTTAAGAGAAGAATTGAGTTACGGAAAAGATAAAATTATCAAAATGTTGAATGAAGAAATGAAAGAAGAGGTAATAAAAAGATTAATGTTAGTCTAG